The window tgttttttaaatttttcttaaaaagtaaACAATGATACAGAGGCATTGTTTGTAAATAAGTGTATTATCTCGTAAAGGCAGAATGATTAACATATGTAAATGGGTAATAATGTTCTACTTCTTATTGACACTACTTGACAGATCTTCCAGACTTGGAAAAGGCAAGAGGAAACTAGGAAAGGGGGCTGTAAATAGCCAACAACTTAGAAGGTGAAGTTTGTATAGTAATAGCCCAGAACAATTAGATTACTTTCTTGATTGAGTTCTGTATCAAATCTGATTGGTGCCGATAAAGCTGTCTAAACTTGGCATTTTTAAGCTGCACTTATACATTCGTCTGCTCTCTCATTAGCTGATTTTGCAGCCTCATTGTTCATCAATTTCTCCTTTcgttttttcatatattcataAACCTTCCTTTACATTTTAACTTCGAAATTTTGTCTATTTTCTGCTATTGTGTTTTACAGCAGGATATGATACCAATATTGGTTAGATGTTAGCTTAGCAGTAGAgggtgtgtgtgtatatatatccaTAATCAAGTGATGCTCTCAGTGTTGTATCACTTCAAACTCCTAATAATGTTTAGATAATTGATTAGTGATCTACAACTTTTCGAAATAAAActcttctcttaatttttcttatgaGTGAATAAAAATTAGCTTGTACTTCTGTTCAAATAAGTATAGGAAAATATTGGAGCATGAggagattaaaaatatattgtctTTTTAGTAATTGATAATATCTACTTAATTCACATCATTTTATAATGTCATTAATTCCTACATATAAGTACCATTTTATGCACGTGGGTTTAATGTATTAAGAGCTTTAAAACAAAAGCTTAACAACTAAAGAATTAGTGAGTTATACTTCTATTATAATAACTTAtgattttcattaaataaataaattacaaataaatggttaattagtatattaaaacttaattcaaCAGGTTCTATCCCATCCCATTAGTTTGTTAATCTTTGTAATGATTTTATTTGCACAAAACAGGTGTgatatcaattaatataattcaactaacatatatattaataatgaatTGATAATCATGAACATAATTCAACTAACATATATATCTACTATTCGTCAAAAGatattgttaaaaatttgCCAATCAAATATGAGTTTTTGGAGCTAATTTTGTCTATATTAGTATAGTGATCTTCCATAGtaaagtcaaaattttgaaatattagtgaactaaaaaaacatatataacatgttacccaattttcaaaacagtgacaaaatatttatcgaATACTATTTGGAAGTTatgttacaaattattttgataacttAAGTAGCctaaatgattttataaaaagaaaatacacatgaaaatttgaagtctATAATCTATTGCGTATACATAACATTCATAAGCtgaatatttaagaaaaaggaaacgaTTAACAAcaaggaaagaaagagaatttgCGCAGCTAAAACCCAAAACCCTTCTTCCCCCTGTTCTTGTTGTTTCTCTTCCCATTTGGGTTTTTGAATCCCGCagctttcttcttcatctaaGTTTCTGctaatttgagattaatcCCAGAAATAAGCAATGAAATCCATGTCAGAAGGCAATCAGCAGCTACAAGAATCGGAAAAAGACGATGCTGAAGCTGTAGTTCTCACCGATGCTACAGACATATGCGCCCAACTCATGGAACGCTATGCCAAGTCCTCCGCTCCCCAACACCGTCATCTCCTCGCTTCCGCCGTCGCCATGCGCTCCATTCTCCACTCTGAGTCCCTCCCCCTCACCCCTGCCGCATACTTCGCCGCCGCTATTTCTGCCATTGATAATGCTTCCGCTTCCGACACCTTGGACCCCACTGCCTTGTCTGCCTTGTTGTCTTTTTTAGCCATTGCGCTCCCATTGGTCCCCCCTGGGGGAATTTCTGCTCCAAATGCGAGCGAAGCGGCGGGTGTGCTGGTGGTTCTATTGGGGATGAAAAACTTGACTGTTTCCACTGTGAGGGCTGCGGTGAAGTGCTTGGGGATTTTGTTAGGATTTTGTAATTTGGAGGATTGGGCATCGGTAGAGCTGGGATTTGATACTCTGTTGAAGTTTTCGGTTGACCGGCGTCCTAAGGTATGCAATTGGTTTGTATTTCATgtgaatttgtttttcaaattggCCATGAGTGGCTGTTCAGCACAGCTGTTTCTCAAAAGTTTCGGAATTGGTGGATCAAATCATTTTGGTCAGTTGTTTAATGTAGCTTAGAGTTGATAGCCTTGATTTGATATGCACATTATCTTGAATGCAGGTTCGACGTTGTGCTCAAGAATCTCTTATTACGTTTTTGAACTCTTTAAAGCATTCTGCTATTAAGAAACAGGCCAGCAGTTTGGTTTTTTCTCTCCTGAAAAGCTGTATGCCCTCGGCAGTTAAATTAAGTACCAGCACTCCTGTTGATGGGCCTGGGGAAGATAAGCAATCGCATGCTCAACATCTTGATGTCTTGCACAAACTGAATGTTATCATTCTTACTATTCCATTACTATCAAAAAGAGTTCGTTTTAAAATGcttaaagaattaattaaacttgtaAGTCCACAGTTTTCTATAGTTACAGCGCATAGTTTCAAAGCCATGAAACTTATTcttaaatcttcaaaaactgGAGTTCCTGCTTTGGAGGTTGAGAGCATTATTGTTGCAATTGGCTCATACCTTTCTTCGGGTGATAAGAACCCCTTGGACACGGTGCTTTCTGCTATCACCCTATTGAAATGTGCCATGGATGCTGGAGGTTCAAGTGTAGcgaaaaaaaatcttccaGTAGTTTGTGGTTATATGGCAGGTAAGTCAAGACTTTTCTTGGTTCATTGTGAACTTGaatctttatttgttttattgttcTCTCTGAAAAATAAGtaacaaaacttttcattgaaaaaatgaaaggatacTCATGCTCGAAAGATACAAACTCCAAATTGAgtgaaataaaaggaaagaaaggaaagcaaaGATAAGGGACATCTCCAATCAGGAATTGATTACAAAggataaatgaaaattgaaagcaTTCTCAAAGTTTCTTCTTGGTGTTTTGGTGTTCACCTTCACACTCTTAGGCTAAGCGATCCAAGAACATCTGATATTTCTGAAATTAAGGCTTCTACTGCATCAAAATGACTTGTATCAAGTGCAAAATACTATGTAGTAACATAAACATGGGAGGATGAAaatgacctttttttttaacgatgacaaacttctttattaataatataaactcaaagtacaagagagatatacattaaatataataaagaagcCTAAAGAGCAAAAAGTAGGCGGGATCAGAAGAGAcacctggacatctcaactaggttgacaccacCTTAGCACCAAAACATCATATCCCAATTAAAACATGAAGCGAAACAGACGAAGTACTAGATAATAATCAACAATGTCCAGCTTAAATACATAGGGTCGAGACaaaggaaaaatggaaagaaatagaaacaatACAAAACCAACAccagtaacaaaaaaaatgagcctaacaaaaaaactacggtgaaaaattaaaccaaacgAAAAAACTAAGCTCCAAAGAAGGTCTGCTGAAGAGGAGGGAACCTTGGTTGAGAGATGCAGGCATTGGCACCAAAACAAAGATTAAAGGATTGGAAACTGCCCAGTTGAGGCAAATGTCTTGAATAGAGTAATTCCCGAACTCCTTGTTTAAAGAACACCAAGCTGCCGCGTTACGCTTTGTGGAAGGAAAAATTTCTGGTCTTGGTCTTTCCTTATCAAGAAAAATCCACTGGTTTCTCTCAAACCACAATTCAGCAAGAAGAGCTTTAGACAAATTTAACCATATTAGCCGAGACTTCTTTGGAAGCGATGGACCCTCCAGAAGCTGAAGAATCGAGGAACTAAGGGAGCCATCGAAAACCCAAGCAATGTTGAGAATGGAAAAGAGTCTACTCCAGCATAAGGATGAAAAGGGACATAGCAAAAAGAGATGGAGTAGAGTCTCATTGGCCTTCAAACAAAAAGGGCAACCTGAAGGCAGTAGACACTTGTTAGGGGACTTCTTTTGCAAAATATCAGCACTGTTAAGAGACCCAAAAAGCATGACCCAAATCAGAATATTAACTCTCCGTAGGCTATTTGACTTCTACAAGGCTTTAAATAATCGTTTATCCATTGGGGAGGCAGAATATAAGTGTACTGAGAGAGATTATACTTTGTGGCCttcaaaatcaatcatttttttaggCGAGTggagagaaaggaagaattggaattttgtaatttcaatttctttcaagCATCTTCTAAAGGATAGAGACCAAGAAAGGGTGTCGAAGTCTCAATGGTCTGCAACCGAGCCATGGGGAAGCAAGGCAATTCTGTAAAGTAAGGTAAAAAGGGCTTTGAGAGGGGAGGCACCAACCCAAATATCTGTCCATAAGCCAATTCTACTACCATTACCAAGTTTAAATAGTGCTAGAGATTCCACCGACCTCCACACTCTTGAGATACTTACCCATGGACTCCTTGGGCTATTCCCTGACTTTCCCAATGTAAAGCAGTCAAAAGGCCTCTTTGCCGTGAATTCTGCTAATAATTTTCCTCCAAAAGGCTGATTCTTCCAATGAATATCTCCACCCCCACTTAACAAGCAAAGCTGAGTTGTGAATTTTAATGCCACCGAGACCCACCCTTTAAAGGGAGGGAGGCCAAATTCCATTTAAGAAGATGGTTGAGCTTGCTGCCAGTATAGCCTTCCAAAAGAAATTCCTCATGGTTTTTTCCAAAGAGGCTGCCACATTCCCAGGGATAGAACACAGATAGATAGTATGTTGGGAGACTAGCCAAAACTGTATTTGACTTTTAGaagaactatttttttcctaGGCAATTCAAACAGgccctaattaattttttctttcaaaagaaggaaagaattaaaattttatagatgTTAAAAGTAGACCAAATTACATGTTAAAAAAGAACCTtaacatttcttctttttttttttctaaccccaaaatacattttgaaaaccattCCAGAAGGTAATCAGCcgctaaatgatttttttttccttttcagaaAAAGTGCAATGGTTGCATGcagaaaattgtaaaatatgtAAAGCTTTTAAGTTAATACCTTAATTGAGTGTTGAAAATGGTCTAACATATTTGTGTAATTgaatgggaaaaaaaaggtcaaGCAAATAAAAACCTGTaaaatatgaacttttttaggttaaaaaacTGCACCAAGTACTCTTGGCTTAAGTAGAAACCAGATACAGACTTGTTTAACTAAACTTGACACTGCACCTCAAGCACAAACATATTAACTTGACTCCAAAGACACATTAACTCCACGAACATATTAAACCATCTCAACCTAACTTAATTATGCATGCCAAAAGTAAccttattgaattttaattggtCTCAATTTTGATAATGTGTTACCTAAAAATTTCCCTTGACTTGTATACTTATGACTAAGACTTGTaattgttggtgatatataattaagtttgctttcaaccactagcttaagcttttgggtgaattggtggtttactgtggtatcagagcaggtggtccaggAAGGTTCTGTGTTCAAGCTCCTGCATTGTTGTTttctccccaattaaaatagATTTCCACTAGTTGGGCTTTTGAAACATTTCAAGCTCACAAGTGAGagggagtgttggtgatatataattaaatttttcttcagccattagcttaagcttttgggtgaattggtggtttaatagtAATCATTGCTTTGTTGATTGCTTTCGTTGGCAAATGgagtttgtcaattttatgTGCAATGTATTCACTACTTGTGATCTTGTTAGACACATCTTTATGTATTGGGATTGTTAACTTAATAATGCAGGTCTTTTGACTTCTGATGTGAGTAAGGCTGTACATGCTTCTAGTGTAGTGAAAGAGTTAATACAGGATTATGTAGATCAGGAATGCTTGATAGCCCTGATTGATAAAGATTTACATCTAGAAGACTGCAACCTGGAGAACATTGAAGTACAGGCCATTAAATCAACGTGTGCCATTTGTGAGGATGTCCTTAATAGTTGTGATGGAGATCTTGGGAAATATATTTTGGATGTCATATCTGCTTTGTTTCTCAAATTAGGTACGTCTTCAATATGACATAATAGAttataaatcttattttagaatttctttctttcttgatttGGTTACTAAGTTACTTTAAATTAAGATCTAGTTGCAATTCATCAACAGtaattattgagaaaaaattaaaataaaaatctgattttattattgttgtttttacaCACTTTGAGTCAAACATGGAAGTCAAAAAAGAATTCTCTGAGAGGAGCCCAATTAACCCTGAGAATATGAAATCTGAAAAGGGACCACAACTCCCCACCATCTTTCAAACCCTCtaaaaattcttttgtttcatttttccgAAGCACAAAGACAAGCACACCGAAGCCTGCTACCCTTATCTCGTATGGGGGGGGGTGGAGAGTGAGGATCAATAGGTTGcgtttgatatattataatcaaTTGTGTTGCTGTCTCTTTCCTTTTACTTTCACTAATTGCTGTTAGTTCTGGTTGTGCTGCTATAGTTTATACTTTGATTTGCTACAGCTTTTAATATGTTGTGAAGTTACTGTTTGGTCTACTGagtgtttttcattttcattgtaGGAACAACTTCTATCATCTATATGAAACATATTTTGCTCAAGCTTGCTGATTTGATGAATATCGCGGGGAATCTATCAAACATTGATAATGTAAGTGTAATTAAACATTAAGtgttaacaaattaaaattaaaatttgcatATAAAGTATCTGCTAACTGAAGCCAATtgtaaactcaaaattttctttttcatccatCCATGGATCTTCCTCAAAAAAACTGAAACCAACTGTGGGGTTGTGCAAGTAGTGTGGTTGTCTGCTAATTTTACAACTTCTTGGTAGTGTTTGAACCacgaatttttttattgtaagtATAGTCTCCAATGATTAATAATGATTGGAGCCTTTGATGGTTTAGTTTTGTTGGCAGTGGTCTTCTCATCTATCGGCCTTAGGCtgttttctcttcatttttgtttataatacagctcttctaaaataaaagagatcGGTGATTTTTGGGATAGTAATGTATACTTTTTCCTCCATGTGGTGTTTTTTATCCAAAGAGTTCTGCAATCTCTTTTCCTTATCTTCGTGAATTGGAGCCATTTtggaaacattttttaatgtttccttgccatatttatgtatttatttttattaaaatttacttttttttatcttaataaATGCTGGCTTTTACTTTGCAGCTTCAGAACTGTATTGGATCTGCTGTAACTGCTATGGGACCTGAGAAGATACTTACTCTTATTCCCATATCCATTAATCCTGGCGACTCAACTGTGCAGAACATGTGGTTGATACCAGTTCTACATAGTCATGTTGTTGGAGCATCACTTGGGTATTATCTAGAATATATTGTGCCCCTTGCAAAATCTTTTCAGGACGAGAGTTGTAAAGGTGATCTTTTGGTCCATATTTGGTTGATCTTGAATTTTGTGGTTATCTATGGTTGAGGGAGCAGATAATGCATTTTACCTTCAGCATATATTCTCTTctaggtaaatattttgggtttgttgttgatttcaatttaatgtCTCCAATGTGTCACAGTTAAGAAGATTGCAGCGTGTAAAAATCTACGGACATGTGCTCGTAATTTGTGGAAATTACTACCTGCTTTTTGCCGCCATCCTAGTGATATGCACCGAAGAATGGGAATGCTTTCTGAACTTCTAATTACACTTCTTAAAGAAGACTCCTTTATGCATGAAGATATTGCTGCTGCCTTACAGGTATCACAATAATGTTGATTTTGGTGCTATTATATATTGTactattttttccctttctgttttattttaatattttgataaagttATGCCAATCCAAGAATAGCTCATTGGATAAGGCACAAATGACTATCCTAATAGTCCAATAGTTTGATCACCCACCCTCTGAAGtgttaaacttatttttttttttaaaaaagttgttttcttcttttaatttgtttcaattgGTGTAGGTCCTTGTGAATCAGAATGCAGTTGTACCGAATTGCAATGATGTATCTGTTTATTCAAAGAAAATGCAGAGCAAGAACATGAAGGCGTTGGTATCATGTTCAACTAATTTGCTTCAGGCTCTCGCGGAGTTATTTGTTGATTCCATACCAACGAAGCGCTCACATTTGAAGGTTTTCTTCTACTGCCTTGCCTGACTCTGCTGACGTGCTGCACTGTGCTCTGTGGGGCGCAGCAGCGCTGCCCTATTTTCTCACCTCTTGGGAAAAAGCGTCAGGGTCAGCGTTGCGCAAACGCCGTGACGCTACCCTATTTCTTGGCAATCTAGTCAAGCGTGTTGTCCCTTAACATAAGTTGAGATGCGCgaaaatttatctttaacAAGATCATGACAGGAAATTGTTCTTTCACCAAGAGGGTTCACTGGAtgggtttttatttatttatttacttttttttatctcctTGGCTATTTGGTGACATCTCTCCatttctttgtaatatttatttatttatttctatctGATAGTATATGTCGCCAAGTAtacacaaaattgaatttgaagttgCTCGGTAGGTATTCTAATTTCTATCTTTGCATGAACTTAAACTTAAAGTtcgatatttattttttcaagaagCTAAATGTATttagagatgaaaattttgcaTCTTAGTcatactttaaaaatatttattgtttaagaAACCAAATTCTATTGATGTTGGAGTTTGGAAATTGATGTATTTAAACACATCAAGAAACTAGAACATCCTGTCAGAGTGTCATGCTTTCAATCATGACAATGAACAGCCTCTTTCTGTTTGTGAATGTTTCCTTTTCTAATGCTTGTTCGTGATTCCCTTTAGTTTTTCTGTTTTACAAATTGATATTCATGTTCTTCATGTGTTTGGATATTCAGAAGGTCTTAAATTTGGGAGCTGGAGAACATATTTATTAACACAAATTCTATCTTATATTATTAGGATGCCATTGGATGCTTGGCTTCTATCATGGACTCCAGGGTGACCAAAAAGGTTTTTATGTCACTTCTTGAGAGGTTTCAGTTTCTAAATACTAAGGATGAGTTTGAGGAGCGAGAAGCCAATGCTGATGAATCAGCTCAGAATGCTGAAGGAAAGTCTAGGACCAGAGAGAGGTAAACCTGTGATTTTTAGGACGTTGttgatt of the Cucumis sativus cultivar 9930 chromosome 3, Cucumber_9930_V3, whole genome shotgun sequence genome contains:
- the LOC101216060 gene encoding RRP12-like protein; protein product: MKSMSEGNQQLQESEKDDAEAVVLTDATDICAQLMERYAKSSAPQHRHLLASAVAMRSILHSESLPLTPAAYFAAAISAIDNASASDTLDPTALSALLSFLAIALPLVPPGGISAPNASEAAGVLVVLLGMKNLTVSTVRAAVKCLGILLGFCNLEDWASVELGFDTLLKFSVDRRPKVRRCAQESLITFLNSLKHSAIKKQASSLVFSLLKSCMPSAVKLSTSTPVDGPGEDKQSHAQHLDVLHKLNVIILTIPLLSKRVRFKMLKELIKLVSPQFSIVTAHSFKAMKLILKSSKTGVPALEVESIIVAIGSYLSSGDKNPLDTVLSAITLLKCAMDAGGSSVAKKNLPVVCGYMAGLLTSDVSKAVHASSVVKELIQDYVDQECLIALIDKDLHLEDCNLENIEVQAIKSTCAICEDVLNSCDGDLGKYILDVISALFLKLGTTSIIYMKHILLKLADLMNIAGNLSNIDNLQNCIGSAVTAMGPEKILTLIPISINPGDSTVQNMWLIPVLHSHVVGASLGYYLEYIVPLAKSFQDESCKVKKIAACKNLRTCARNLWKLLPAFCRHPSDMHRRMGMLSELLITLLKEDSFMHEDIAAALQVLVNQNAVVPNCNDVSVYSKKMQSKNMKALVSCSTNLLQALAELFVDSIPTKRSHLKDAIGCLASIMDSRVTKKVFMSLLERFQFLNTKDEFEEREANADESAQNAEGKSRTRERCVMLELAAAIVRGADEDLIDLIYKFVKFSFQGSLGSDHHEVYQTLSRILEEHAWFASSRFPELVDMLIDLQSPVDTSSQRSRFGCFHILLVHSLKVSSAEESNKAFLMLNEIIITLKSAEEDSRKAAYDILHCISCSLKDLSHTNSDAHKKFVAMIMGYLSGASPHVKSGAISAVSVLIYEDADICLSIPDLVPSILSLLRGKAIEVIKAVLGFVKVLVSSLQAKHLQSIISDILTAALPWSSVSRHHFRSKVTVILEILIRKCGYAAIEGFTPENYKGFIKPFGEKRLNKTSSKDVGDANTDVADLSTNGVRDKQQDGLDSLPKKNESGHHRKRKWEKPSGFIRSKTDNASAEDGSRFKMRKRAATSSSKRSSMVDGRGDGRRTKFSRRGDPRKEGKGGIKHGNRHQKERFGVRRPFKASKSNHNNSSS